The following proteins are encoded in a genomic region of Apis mellifera strain DH4 linkage group LG14, Amel_HAv3.1, whole genome shotgun sequence:
- the LOC409902 gene encoding liprin-alpha-1 isoform X3: MWNMMCDVMPTIAEDSISQRSSQYSGEDANFEQLMVSMLDERDKLVESLRENQERLQETEARLQEVEKERDSLNRQLNANIPQDFSQLTKELAAARESILEREEEISELKAERNNTRLLLEHLECLVSRHERSLRMTVVKRQAAAQSGVSSEVEVLKALKSLFEHHKALDEKVRERLRVALERNTSLEEELAITKEELQQYKLSGPAPKTIEDRPKENGQTEDSQQQNKNETEQAAGQQQQQQQQPQQQQQQQQQSIQKLGTEKSTEIESRLSNGSLDPTDQDSAARVIDLQATLDKQSSELSTWQRRVAELSGRVAELEETLSKTQKDLLKTQETNVKLQRDLRENVAQKEDQEERIATLEKRYLNAQRESTSLHDLNEKLEQELQHKKAQLKLQEEKIAAIQEKLELAEQKLAQYAKLPEMEEQLKQRMEALTQVRRPNQAQERHGSAEDRIQRLETQLEEKNAEVMRVNQRLKMNEEHNTRLSTTVDKLLSESNERLQVHLKERMHALEEKNALTQELEKTRKIAEDLQNEKADIVKELGKARLEIDNVKRQMLQQEIAFNIQQTDALTRSLSPNAVDPGSFSRSASHSSFDTHSLPRRTGKRPAIEEDPSKNYVARTLAEQEWEKLQQAHVLANVQQAFDVSSDAEGDGDNESLFSCAADVISPTGHTDAQTLALMLQEQLDAINNEIRLIQEEKQSTEARAEELESRVGSLEHMNLLARGRSLERASPPLSGRSTPKSHHSPNRDYLHKYHTAPASMSPAHLHQYAASLASPGQLSESLPASQLQLSGEELHSVSERDSTGGAGSGGSDAASPLTARSIRLERVAQVLAHSQEELRRRTGQAGFPSSGFPAHSRHGQHNNGALNSGTPPSPLSSRHSSQDSLHKNNLSGVGLPIGQLSSSHLHMQSTMSPATAAAVAAAQKKKGIKSSLGRFFSKKEKIKGKDTPMPGDIPGMGGAGTPADPDYGDSVSVAGTMGSKSDFDRRKKKSPSMFGSMLDSSRHELLAEAMKAGTPFALWNGPTVVAWLELWVGMPTWYVAACRANVKSGAIMSALSDTEIQREIGISNPLHRLKLRLAIQEMVSLTSPSAPKTSRTTLAFGDMNHEWIGNVWLPSLGLPQYRSTFMECLVDARMLDHLTKKDLRGQLRMVDSFHRTSLQYGISCLKRLNYDRQQLEERRRMAEGANVDVLVWSNDRVIRWVQSIGLKEYGNNLLESGVHGALIALDESFDANSFALALQIPTQNTQARQLLEMEFTNLLTVGTERRLDESNSMKS, translated from the exons gaTTTCTCTCAATTGACGAAAGAGCTTGCTGCAGCCCGCGAAAGTATCctagaaagagaagaagaaatatcagAGTTAAAAGCGGAGAGGAATAATACCCGT CTTCTGCTCGAGCATCTGGAATGTCTGGTTTCCCGACATGAACGATCGCTTAGGATGACTGTAGTGAAGAGGCAAGCCGCTGCACAATCTGGAGTATCGTCCGAAGTTGAAGTGCTTAAAGCTTTAAAAAGTCTGTTTGAGCACCACAAAGCTTTAGACGAGAAA GTACGTGAACGCTTACGAGTTGcattagaaagaaatacaaGTTTGGAAGAAGAATTAGCTATTACCAAAGAAGAG CTccaacaatataaattaagtgGACCTGCGCCTAAAACTATAGAAGATAGGCCCAAGGAAAACGGACAGACGGAAGATAGTCAACAACAAAATAAG AATGAGACTGAGCAGGCAGCAGGccagcagcaacaacagcaacaacaaccgcaacagcagcagcaacaacaacagcagtcAATACAAAAACTAGGTACGGAGAAGTCAACAGAGATTGAAAGTAGACTGAGCAATGGCAGTCTCGATCCTACGGACCAAGATTCTGCAGCGCGCGTAATAGATTTACAAGCTACTCTTGATAAGCAG aGCTCAGAATTGAGCACATGGCAACGACGAGTAGCTGAATTAAGTGGACGAGTAGCAGAATTAGAAGAAACTTTGTCCAAAACTCAGAAAGATCTTTTGAAAACACAAGAAACGAATGTTAAACTACAAAGAGATTTGCGCGAAAATGTTGCTCAAAAAGAGGACCAAGAAGAGAGGATAGCAACTCTTGAAAAACGTTATCTTAATGCTCAACGAGAGTCTACTAGTTTACATGATCTCAATGAAAAACTGGAACAGGAGCTACAACATAAGAAGGCTCAATTAAAG ctccaagaagaaaaaatagcaGCAATACAGGAGAAATTAGAACTTGCAGAGCAAAAATTAGCCCAATATGCTAAGTTACCAGAAATGGAAGAGCAATTAAAGCAGAGGATGGAGGCTCTGACGCAGGTGAGGAGGCCCAACCAG GCTCAAGAAAGACACGGAAGTGCAGAGGATAGAATACAGAGGTTGGAAACGCaacttgaagaaaaaaatgcagAAGTGATGCGTGTTAATCAACGACTTAAGATGAACGAAGAACATAATACGCGACTTAGTACAACTGTTGATAAACTTTTGTCGG aatctaaTGAAAGATTACAAGtacatttaaaagaaagaatgcatgcattagaagaaaaaaatgcacTTACACAAGAATTGGAAAAGACTAGAAAAATTGCAGAAGATCTTCAAAATGAAAAGGCTGACATAGTTAAAGAATTAGGAAAAGCTCGtttagaaattgataatgTAAAAAGACAAATGCTTCAGCAGGAAATCgcatttaatattcaacaaaCTGATGCTTTAACTAGAAGTTTATCTCCAAATGCAGTGGATCCAGGTTCCTTTTCTAGAAGTGCAAGTCATAGTAGTTTTGATACTCACTCTTTACCAAGAAGAACGGGTAAACGGCCTGCAATCGAAGAAGATCCATCAAAG aATTATGTAGCACGTACATTAGCGGAACAAGAATGGGAAAAGTTACAACAAGCACATGTTCTTGCAAATGTGCAACAAGCATTTGATGTATCTAGTGATGCAGAAGGTGATGGAGATAATGAAAGTTTGTTTAGTTGTGCAGCTGATGTAATTAGTCCTACAGGACATACAGATGCTCAAACATTAGCACTAATGTTACAAGAACAGTTAGatgcaattaataatgaaattagattaatccag gaagaaaaacaaagTACCGAAGCACGAGCTGAAGAATTAGAGTCCCGAGTTGGTAGTCTTGaacatatgaatttattagcGAGAGGACGAAGTCTCGAACGTGCATCCCCACCATTAAGTGGACGATCCACTCCAAAATCACATCATAGTCCAAATAgagattatttacataaatatcataCT GCACCGGCATCAATGTCTCCAGCGCATCTTCACCAATATGCTGCTTCTTTAGCTAGTCCAGGTCAACTTTCGGAATCTCTTCCTGCGAGCCag TTGCAGTTATCAGGTGAAGAATTGCATTCAGTGAGTGAAAGAGACAGTACTGGTGGTGCAGGAAGTGGTGGCAGCGATGCGGCTTCACCATTAACTGCTCGGTCAATCAGGCTAGAACGAGTAGCACAAGTCCTTGCTCATAGTCAAGAGGAGCTCAGAAg ACGCACTGGACAAGCCGGATTTCCCAGCAGTGGTTTTCCTGCTCACAG CAGGCATGGGCAACATAACAACGGCGCACTCAATTCTGGGACTCCCCCTTCCCCATTGTCCTCACGACATAGCAGCCAGGACAGTTTGCATAAAAACAATTTGTCTGGTGTTGGATTGCCAATTGGACAACTATCTAGTTCACATTTGCATATGCAATCTACCATGAGtccagcaacagcagcagcagtgGCTGCAGCTCAAAAGAAGAAAGGCATTAAAAGCAGTCTTGGTAGATTTTtcagcaaaaaagaaaag atTAAAGGAAAAGATACACCAATGCCTGGAGATATACCAGGTATGGGAGGAGCAGGTACACCTGCAGATCCTGATTATGGAGATAGTGTTTCTGTAGCTGGAACTATGGGTAGTAAAAGTGATTTTGATcgcagaaaaaagaaaag tcCAAGTATGTTTGGAAGTATGCTAGATTCTTCACGACACGAACTTTTGGCAGAAGCAATGAAAGCTGGAACACCGTTTGCTCTCTGGAATGGGCCAACAGTAGTGGCTTGGCTTGAGCTTTGGGTAGGCATGCCGACGTGGTATGTTGCGGCTTGTCGAGCAAATGTCAAAAGTGGTGCCATAATGAGTGCTCTTAGTGATACAGAGATTCAACGTGAAATTGGTATAAG caATCCTCTGCATCGATTGAAATTACGATTAGCTATTCAAGAAATGGTATCTCTTACAAGTCCATCAGCACCAAAAACTTCTCGCACAACGTTAGCATTTGGAGATATGAACCATGAATGGATTGGTAATGTTTGGCTTCCAAGTCTCGGTTTGCCTCAATATCGATCCACTTTCATGGAGTGCCTTGTTGATGCTAGAATGTTGGATCATCTTACGAAAAAAGACCTTCGTGGTCAACTTAGGATGGTTGATAGTTTTCATAg aacAAGTTTGCAATATGGTATTTCATGTTTAAAGCGATTAAATTATGATAGGCAACaattagaagaaagaagacgAATGGCAGAAGGTGCTAATGTTGATGTTCTTGTATGGAGTAATGATCGCGTTATAAGATGGGTGCAATCTATCGGCCTGAaa GAATATGGGAACAATCTCTTAGAATCTGGTGTACATGGAGCTCTTATAGCTCTTGATGAAAGCTTCGACGCAAATAGTTTTGCACTAGCTTTGCAAATTCCAACCCAAAACACACAA gCTCGACAATTGTTAGAAATGGAGttcacaaatttattaactgtAGGAACAGAAAGGCGGCTTGATGAATCCAATAGTATGAAATCCTGA
- the LOC409902 gene encoding liprin-alpha-1 isoform X8, which translates to MWNMMCDVMPTIAEDSISQRSSQYSGEDANFEQLMVSMLDERDKLVESLRENQERLQETEARLQEVEKERDSLNRQLNANIPQDFSQLTKELAAARESILEREEEISELKAERNNTRLLLEHLECLVSRHERSLRMTVVKRQAAAQSGVSSEVEVLKALKSLFEHHKALDEKVRERLRVALERNTSLEEELAITKEELQQYKLSGPAPKTIEDRPKENGQTEDSQQQNKNETEQAAGQQQQQQQQPQQQQQQQQQSIQKLGTEKSTEIESRLSNGSLDPTDQDSAARVIDLQATLDKQSSELSTWQRRVAELSGRVAELEETLSKTQKDLLKTQETNVKLQRDLRENVAQKEDQEERIATLEKRYLNAQRESTSLHDLNEKLEQELQHKKAQLKLQEEKIAAIQEKLELAEQKLAQYAKLPEMEEQLKQRMEALTQVRRPNQQAQERHGSAEDRIQRLETQLEEKNAEVMRVNQRLKMNEEHNTRLSTTVDKLLSESNERLQVHLKERMHALEEKNALTQELEKTRKIAEDLQNEKADIVKELGKARLEIDNVKRQMLQQEIAFNIQQTDALTRSLSPNAVDPGSFSRSASHSSFDTHSLPRRTGKRPAIEEDPSKNYVARTLAEQEWEKLQQAHVLANVQQAFDVSSDAEGDGDNESLFSCAADVISPTGHTDAQTLALMLQEQLDAINNEIRLIQEEKQSTEARAEELESRVGSLEHMNLLARGRSLERASPPLSGRSTPKSHHSPNRDYLHKYHTAPASMSPAHLHQYAASLASPGQLSESLPASQLQLSGEELHSVSERDSTGGAGSGGSDAASPLTARSIRLERVAQVLAHSQEELRRRTGQAGFPSSGFPAHSQDSLHKNNLSGVGLPIGQLSSSHLHMQSTMSPATAAAVAAAQKKKGIKSSLGRFFSKKEKIKGKDTPMPGDIPGMGGAGTPADPDYGDSVSVAGTMGSKSDFDRRKKKSPSMFGSMLDSSRHELLAEAMKAGTPFALWNGPTVVAWLELWVGMPTWYVAACRANVKSGAIMSALSDTEIQREIGISNPLHRLKLRLAIQEMVSLTSPSAPKTSRTTLAFGDMNHEWIGNVWLPSLGLPQYRSTFMECLVDARMLDHLTKKDLRGQLRMVDSFHRTSLQYGISCLKRLNYDRQQLEERRRMAEGANVDVLVWSNDRVIRWVQSIGLKEYGNNLLESGVHGALIALDESFDANSFALALQIPTQNTQARQLLEMEFTNLLTVGTERRLDESNSMKS; encoded by the exons gaTTTCTCTCAATTGACGAAAGAGCTTGCTGCAGCCCGCGAAAGTATCctagaaagagaagaagaaatatcagAGTTAAAAGCGGAGAGGAATAATACCCGT CTTCTGCTCGAGCATCTGGAATGTCTGGTTTCCCGACATGAACGATCGCTTAGGATGACTGTAGTGAAGAGGCAAGCCGCTGCACAATCTGGAGTATCGTCCGAAGTTGAAGTGCTTAAAGCTTTAAAAAGTCTGTTTGAGCACCACAAAGCTTTAGACGAGAAA GTACGTGAACGCTTACGAGTTGcattagaaagaaatacaaGTTTGGAAGAAGAATTAGCTATTACCAAAGAAGAG CTccaacaatataaattaagtgGACCTGCGCCTAAAACTATAGAAGATAGGCCCAAGGAAAACGGACAGACGGAAGATAGTCAACAACAAAATAAG AATGAGACTGAGCAGGCAGCAGGccagcagcaacaacagcaacaacaaccgcaacagcagcagcaacaacaacagcagtcAATACAAAAACTAGGTACGGAGAAGTCAACAGAGATTGAAAGTAGACTGAGCAATGGCAGTCTCGATCCTACGGACCAAGATTCTGCAGCGCGCGTAATAGATTTACAAGCTACTCTTGATAAGCAG aGCTCAGAATTGAGCACATGGCAACGACGAGTAGCTGAATTAAGTGGACGAGTAGCAGAATTAGAAGAAACTTTGTCCAAAACTCAGAAAGATCTTTTGAAAACACAAGAAACGAATGTTAAACTACAAAGAGATTTGCGCGAAAATGTTGCTCAAAAAGAGGACCAAGAAGAGAGGATAGCAACTCTTGAAAAACGTTATCTTAATGCTCAACGAGAGTCTACTAGTTTACATGATCTCAATGAAAAACTGGAACAGGAGCTACAACATAAGAAGGCTCAATTAAAG ctccaagaagaaaaaatagcaGCAATACAGGAGAAATTAGAACTTGCAGAGCAAAAATTAGCCCAATATGCTAAGTTACCAGAAATGGAAGAGCAATTAAAGCAGAGGATGGAGGCTCTGACGCAGGTGAGGAGGCCCAACCAG cagGCTCAAGAAAGACACGGAAGTGCAGAGGATAGAATACAGAGGTTGGAAACGCaacttgaagaaaaaaatgcagAAGTGATGCGTGTTAATCAACGACTTAAGATGAACGAAGAACATAATACGCGACTTAGTACAACTGTTGATAAACTTTTGTCGG aatctaaTGAAAGATTACAAGtacatttaaaagaaagaatgcatgcattagaagaaaaaaatgcacTTACACAAGAATTGGAAAAGACTAGAAAAATTGCAGAAGATCTTCAAAATGAAAAGGCTGACATAGTTAAAGAATTAGGAAAAGCTCGtttagaaattgataatgTAAAAAGACAAATGCTTCAGCAGGAAATCgcatttaatattcaacaaaCTGATGCTTTAACTAGAAGTTTATCTCCAAATGCAGTGGATCCAGGTTCCTTTTCTAGAAGTGCAAGTCATAGTAGTTTTGATACTCACTCTTTACCAAGAAGAACGGGTAAACGGCCTGCAATCGAAGAAGATCCATCAAAG aATTATGTAGCACGTACATTAGCGGAACAAGAATGGGAAAAGTTACAACAAGCACATGTTCTTGCAAATGTGCAACAAGCATTTGATGTATCTAGTGATGCAGAAGGTGATGGAGATAATGAAAGTTTGTTTAGTTGTGCAGCTGATGTAATTAGTCCTACAGGACATACAGATGCTCAAACATTAGCACTAATGTTACAAGAACAGTTAGatgcaattaataatgaaattagattaatccag gaagaaaaacaaagTACCGAAGCACGAGCTGAAGAATTAGAGTCCCGAGTTGGTAGTCTTGaacatatgaatttattagcGAGAGGACGAAGTCTCGAACGTGCATCCCCACCATTAAGTGGACGATCCACTCCAAAATCACATCATAGTCCAAATAgagattatttacataaatatcataCT GCACCGGCATCAATGTCTCCAGCGCATCTTCACCAATATGCTGCTTCTTTAGCTAGTCCAGGTCAACTTTCGGAATCTCTTCCTGCGAGCCag TTGCAGTTATCAGGTGAAGAATTGCATTCAGTGAGTGAAAGAGACAGTACTGGTGGTGCAGGAAGTGGTGGCAGCGATGCGGCTTCACCATTAACTGCTCGGTCAATCAGGCTAGAACGAGTAGCACAAGTCCTTGCTCATAGTCAAGAGGAGCTCAGAAg ACGCACTGGACAAGCCGGATTTCCCAGCAGTGGTTTTCCTGCTCACAG CCAGGACAGTTTGCATAAAAACAATTTGTCTGGTGTTGGATTGCCAATTGGACAACTATCTAGTTCACATTTGCATATGCAATCTACCATGAGtccagcaacagcagcagcagtgGCTGCAGCTCAAAAGAAGAAAGGCATTAAAAGCAGTCTTGGTAGATTTTtcagcaaaaaagaaaag atTAAAGGAAAAGATACACCAATGCCTGGAGATATACCAGGTATGGGAGGAGCAGGTACACCTGCAGATCCTGATTATGGAGATAGTGTTTCTGTAGCTGGAACTATGGGTAGTAAAAGTGATTTTGATcgcagaaaaaagaaaag tcCAAGTATGTTTGGAAGTATGCTAGATTCTTCACGACACGAACTTTTGGCAGAAGCAATGAAAGCTGGAACACCGTTTGCTCTCTGGAATGGGCCAACAGTAGTGGCTTGGCTTGAGCTTTGGGTAGGCATGCCGACGTGGTATGTTGCGGCTTGTCGAGCAAATGTCAAAAGTGGTGCCATAATGAGTGCTCTTAGTGATACAGAGATTCAACGTGAAATTGGTATAAG caATCCTCTGCATCGATTGAAATTACGATTAGCTATTCAAGAAATGGTATCTCTTACAAGTCCATCAGCACCAAAAACTTCTCGCACAACGTTAGCATTTGGAGATATGAACCATGAATGGATTGGTAATGTTTGGCTTCCAAGTCTCGGTTTGCCTCAATATCGATCCACTTTCATGGAGTGCCTTGTTGATGCTAGAATGTTGGATCATCTTACGAAAAAAGACCTTCGTGGTCAACTTAGGATGGTTGATAGTTTTCATAg aacAAGTTTGCAATATGGTATTTCATGTTTAAAGCGATTAAATTATGATAGGCAACaattagaagaaagaagacgAATGGCAGAAGGTGCTAATGTTGATGTTCTTGTATGGAGTAATGATCGCGTTATAAGATGGGTGCAATCTATCGGCCTGAaa GAATATGGGAACAATCTCTTAGAATCTGGTGTACATGGAGCTCTTATAGCTCTTGATGAAAGCTTCGACGCAAATAGTTTTGCACTAGCTTTGCAAATTCCAACCCAAAACACACAA gCTCGACAATTGTTAGAAATGGAGttcacaaatttattaactgtAGGAACAGAAAGGCGGCTTGATGAATCCAATAGTATGAAATCCTGA
- the LOC409902 gene encoding liprin-alpha-1 isoform X6 codes for MWNMMCDVMPTIAEDSISQRSSQYSGEDANFEQLMVSMLDERDKLVESLRENQERLQETEARLQEVEKERDSLNRQLNANIPQDFSQLTKELAAARESILEREEEISELKAERNNTRLLLEHLECLVSRHERSLRMTVVKRQAAAQSGVSSEVEVLKALKSLFEHHKALDEKVRERLRVALERNTSLEEELAITKEELQQYKLSGPAPKTIEDRPKENGQTEDSQQQNKNETEQAAGQQQQQQQQPQQQQQQQQQSIQKLGTEKSTEIESRLSNGSLDPTDQDSAARVIDLQATLDKQSSELSTWQRRVAELSGRVAELEETLSKTQKDLLKTQETNVKLQRDLRENVAQKEDQEERIATLEKRYLNAQRESTSLHDLNEKLEQELQHKKAQLKLQEEKIAAIQEKLELAEQKLAQYAKLPEMEEQLKQRMEALTQVRRPNQQAQERHGSAEDRIQRLETQLEEKNAEVMRVNQRLKMNEEHNTRLSTTVDKLLSESNERLQVHLKERMHALEEKNALTQELEKTRKIAEDLQNEKADIVKELGKARLEIDNVKRQMLQQEIAFNIQQTDALTRSLSPNAVDPGSFSRSASHSSFDTHSLPRRTGKRPAIEEDPSKNYVARTLAEQEWEKLQQAHVLANVQQAFDVSSDAEGDGDNESLFSCAADVISPTGHTDAQTLALMLQEQLDAINNEIRLIQEEKQSTEARAEELESRVGSLEHMNLLARGRSLERASPPLSGRSTPKSHHSPNRDYLHKYHTAPASMSPAHLHQYAASLASPGQLSESLPASQLQLSGEELHSVSERDSTGGAGSGGSDAASPLTARSIRLERVAQVLAHSQEELRSRHGQHNNGALNSGTPPSPLSSRHSSQDSLHKNNLSGVGLPIGQLSSSHLHMQSTMSPATAAAVAAAQKKKGIKSSLGRFFSKKEKIKGKDTPMPGDIPGMGGAGTPADPDYGDSVSVAGTMGSKSDFDRRKKKSPSMFGSMLDSSRHELLAEAMKAGTPFALWNGPTVVAWLELWVGMPTWYVAACRANVKSGAIMSALSDTEIQREIGISNPLHRLKLRLAIQEMVSLTSPSAPKTSRTTLAFGDMNHEWIGNVWLPSLGLPQYRSTFMECLVDARMLDHLTKKDLRGQLRMVDSFHRTSLQYGISCLKRLNYDRQQLEERRRMAEGANVDVLVWSNDRVIRWVQSIGLKEYGNNLLESGVHGALIALDESFDANSFALALQIPTQNTQARQLLEMEFTNLLTVGTERRLDESNSMKS; via the exons gaTTTCTCTCAATTGACGAAAGAGCTTGCTGCAGCCCGCGAAAGTATCctagaaagagaagaagaaatatcagAGTTAAAAGCGGAGAGGAATAATACCCGT CTTCTGCTCGAGCATCTGGAATGTCTGGTTTCCCGACATGAACGATCGCTTAGGATGACTGTAGTGAAGAGGCAAGCCGCTGCACAATCTGGAGTATCGTCCGAAGTTGAAGTGCTTAAAGCTTTAAAAAGTCTGTTTGAGCACCACAAAGCTTTAGACGAGAAA GTACGTGAACGCTTACGAGTTGcattagaaagaaatacaaGTTTGGAAGAAGAATTAGCTATTACCAAAGAAGAG CTccaacaatataaattaagtgGACCTGCGCCTAAAACTATAGAAGATAGGCCCAAGGAAAACGGACAGACGGAAGATAGTCAACAACAAAATAAG AATGAGACTGAGCAGGCAGCAGGccagcagcaacaacagcaacaacaaccgcaacagcagcagcaacaacaacagcagtcAATACAAAAACTAGGTACGGAGAAGTCAACAGAGATTGAAAGTAGACTGAGCAATGGCAGTCTCGATCCTACGGACCAAGATTCTGCAGCGCGCGTAATAGATTTACAAGCTACTCTTGATAAGCAG aGCTCAGAATTGAGCACATGGCAACGACGAGTAGCTGAATTAAGTGGACGAGTAGCAGAATTAGAAGAAACTTTGTCCAAAACTCAGAAAGATCTTTTGAAAACACAAGAAACGAATGTTAAACTACAAAGAGATTTGCGCGAAAATGTTGCTCAAAAAGAGGACCAAGAAGAGAGGATAGCAACTCTTGAAAAACGTTATCTTAATGCTCAACGAGAGTCTACTAGTTTACATGATCTCAATGAAAAACTGGAACAGGAGCTACAACATAAGAAGGCTCAATTAAAG ctccaagaagaaaaaatagcaGCAATACAGGAGAAATTAGAACTTGCAGAGCAAAAATTAGCCCAATATGCTAAGTTACCAGAAATGGAAGAGCAATTAAAGCAGAGGATGGAGGCTCTGACGCAGGTGAGGAGGCCCAACCAG cagGCTCAAGAAAGACACGGAAGTGCAGAGGATAGAATACAGAGGTTGGAAACGCaacttgaagaaaaaaatgcagAAGTGATGCGTGTTAATCAACGACTTAAGATGAACGAAGAACATAATACGCGACTTAGTACAACTGTTGATAAACTTTTGTCGG aatctaaTGAAAGATTACAAGtacatttaaaagaaagaatgcatgcattagaagaaaaaaatgcacTTACACAAGAATTGGAAAAGACTAGAAAAATTGCAGAAGATCTTCAAAATGAAAAGGCTGACATAGTTAAAGAATTAGGAAAAGCTCGtttagaaattgataatgTAAAAAGACAAATGCTTCAGCAGGAAATCgcatttaatattcaacaaaCTGATGCTTTAACTAGAAGTTTATCTCCAAATGCAGTGGATCCAGGTTCCTTTTCTAGAAGTGCAAGTCATAGTAGTTTTGATACTCACTCTTTACCAAGAAGAACGGGTAAACGGCCTGCAATCGAAGAAGATCCATCAAAG aATTATGTAGCACGTACATTAGCGGAACAAGAATGGGAAAAGTTACAACAAGCACATGTTCTTGCAAATGTGCAACAAGCATTTGATGTATCTAGTGATGCAGAAGGTGATGGAGATAATGAAAGTTTGTTTAGTTGTGCAGCTGATGTAATTAGTCCTACAGGACATACAGATGCTCAAACATTAGCACTAATGTTACAAGAACAGTTAGatgcaattaataatgaaattagattaatccag gaagaaaaacaaagTACCGAAGCACGAGCTGAAGAATTAGAGTCCCGAGTTGGTAGTCTTGaacatatgaatttattagcGAGAGGACGAAGTCTCGAACGTGCATCCCCACCATTAAGTGGACGATCCACTCCAAAATCACATCATAGTCCAAATAgagattatttacataaatatcataCT GCACCGGCATCAATGTCTCCAGCGCATCTTCACCAATATGCTGCTTCTTTAGCTAGTCCAGGTCAACTTTCGGAATCTCTTCCTGCGAGCCag TTGCAGTTATCAGGTGAAGAATTGCATTCAGTGAGTGAAAGAGACAGTACTGGTGGTGCAGGAAGTGGTGGCAGCGATGCGGCTTCACCATTAACTGCTCGGTCAATCAGGCTAGAACGAGTAGCACAAGTCCTTGCTCATAGTCAAGAGGAGCTCAGAAg CAGGCATGGGCAACATAACAACGGCGCACTCAATTCTGGGACTCCCCCTTCCCCATTGTCCTCACGACATAGCAGCCAGGACAGTTTGCATAAAAACAATTTGTCTGGTGTTGGATTGCCAATTGGACAACTATCTAGTTCACATTTGCATATGCAATCTACCATGAGtccagcaacagcagcagcagtgGCTGCAGCTCAAAAGAAGAAAGGCATTAAAAGCAGTCTTGGTAGATTTTtcagcaaaaaagaaaag atTAAAGGAAAAGATACACCAATGCCTGGAGATATACCAGGTATGGGAGGAGCAGGTACACCTGCAGATCCTGATTATGGAGATAGTGTTTCTGTAGCTGGAACTATGGGTAGTAAAAGTGATTTTGATcgcagaaaaaagaaaag tcCAAGTATGTTTGGAAGTATGCTAGATTCTTCACGACACGAACTTTTGGCAGAAGCAATGAAAGCTGGAACACCGTTTGCTCTCTGGAATGGGCCAACAGTAGTGGCTTGGCTTGAGCTTTGGGTAGGCATGCCGACGTGGTATGTTGCGGCTTGTCGAGCAAATGTCAAAAGTGGTGCCATAATGAGTGCTCTTAGTGATACAGAGATTCAACGTGAAATTGGTATAAG caATCCTCTGCATCGATTGAAATTACGATTAGCTATTCAAGAAATGGTATCTCTTACAAGTCCATCAGCACCAAAAACTTCTCGCACAACGTTAGCATTTGGAGATATGAACCATGAATGGATTGGTAATGTTTGGCTTCCAAGTCTCGGTTTGCCTCAATATCGATCCACTTTCATGGAGTGCCTTGTTGATGCTAGAATGTTGGATCATCTTACGAAAAAAGACCTTCGTGGTCAACTTAGGATGGTTGATAGTTTTCATAg aacAAGTTTGCAATATGGTATTTCATGTTTAAAGCGATTAAATTATGATAGGCAACaattagaagaaagaagacgAATGGCAGAAGGTGCTAATGTTGATGTTCTTGTATGGAGTAATGATCGCGTTATAAGATGGGTGCAATCTATCGGCCTGAaa GAATATGGGAACAATCTCTTAGAATCTGGTGTACATGGAGCTCTTATAGCTCTTGATGAAAGCTTCGACGCAAATAGTTTTGCACTAGCTTTGCAAATTCCAACCCAAAACACACAA gCTCGACAATTGTTAGAAATGGAGttcacaaatttattaactgtAGGAACAGAAAGGCGGCTTGATGAATCCAATAGTATGAAATCCTGA